Within the Enterococcus hirae ATCC 9790 genome, the region GCTCCTTATTTGATAGTTTAGCGTATAACGAACTAATCATAGCATATTTTGAGAAAAAAGACGAAGGGGACAAATGATTTAGCAAAAATTTAACGATCGTTAAGTAAAAAAATCAAGCAGAATGCTGACATTCTGCTTGATTAAGTGGTTAAATTTATTCTAATTATTCAGCGTCTAATTTAGAAAAAGCTTCATCTAAGATTTCTTTTAATTGTTTAGCTGAAGCAGCCATACGATCTTGTTCGCTGTCACTTAGAGGGATTTCGATAACTTTTTGGATACCTTGACGGTTGATTACTGCAGGGGCACCAATGTAGATATCGTTCAAGCCGTATTCACCATTCATAAATACAGATAGTGGAAGTACAGCATTTTCATCATCTAAGATGGCACGAGTGATACGTGCTAAGGCTACAGCGATACCATAGAAAGTAGCGCCTTTCTTTTCAATGATTGTGTAAGCAGCATCACGTACACCAAAGAATAAGTTAACCATTGCTTCTTCATCAACGTCTGGATTGTTTTTAACCCATTCATAAATTTGTAAACCAGCAACGTTAGCATGTGACCAAACAGGAAATTCTGAGTCACCGTGTTCACCTAAGATATAAGCATGGACGTTACGTGCATCAACATCAACTAATTCTGCAAGTGCTTGACGGAAGCGAGCTGAGTCAAGTGAAGTACCTGAACCGATTACGCGTTCTTTAGGGAAGCCCGAGAATTTCCAAGTTGAGTAAGTTAAAATATCTACTGGGTTAGCAGCAACTAAGAAAATACCATTGAATCCTGATTCAACAATTTGTGTTACTACATCGCGGTTGATTTTTAAGTTTTTATTTACTAAGTCTAAACGAGTTTCACCTGGTTTTTGTGGTGCACCAGCAGTGATAACTACTAAGTCAGCATCATGTGCATCTGCATAAGTAGCAGAGTAGATTTTTTTAGGTGAAGTAAATGCTAGAGCATGTGATAAATCAATAGCATCTCCTTCAGTTTTTGCTGTGTTGATATCTACGATACCTACTTCTTGTGCAATGTTTTGAGTAACTAGGGCAAAGGCATAGCTAGAACCTACGGCGCCATCTCCAACAAGAATTACTTTTTGATGATCTTTTTTTCTGCAGCTGCAGTCATTATATATCAATCCTTCCATTGATTTTGTTTTTTCCCATGCCTATGCTAACATTTATCAAGCCCGCTGTCACGCTATTTGGCTATAAAATATAACAGATAACAAGGTTGTATTATATGTAAAAGCTTACATGTGCGTGATTTCACTATTTTTAAAAGGTTATTAATTTATTAGACTTTGAAGAAAATTTTAATTTCTTTATCATTTGTTAAACATTCTCTTTTTGTTGAAACAGGTATTTGTGTGTTATACTTAATAGTAGAAAGTAAAAAAATGAAAAAATGAGTCAAAGACTGGATTGCTTTAGGGCGCTCCAGCCTTTTGTGCTGCTTTTTTCAATTAGGTGGTAGAACAAATGAAAATGATCGTAGGGCTTGGAAACCCAGGAACCAAATATGCACAAACCAAACATAATATCGGCTTTATGGTCGTTGATCGCATGGCTGAAAAGCAACAAGCTG harbors:
- a CDS encoding L-lactate dehydrogenase; translation: MEGLIYNDCSCRKKDHQKVILVGDGAVGSSYAFALVTQNIAQEVGIVDINTAKTEGDAIDLSHALAFTSPKKIYSATYADAHDADLVVITAGAPQKPGETRLDLVNKNLKINRDVVTQIVESGFNGIFLVAANPVDILTYSTWKFSGFPKERVIGSGTSLDSARFRQALAELVDVDARNVHAYILGEHGDSEFPVWSHANVAGLQIYEWVKNNPDVDEEAMVNLFFGVRDAAYTIIEKKGATFYGIAVALARITRAILDDENAVLPLSVFMNGEYGLNDIYIGAPAVINRQGIQKVIEIPLSDSEQDRMAASAKQLKEILDEAFSKLDAE